The Thermotoga sp. nucleotide sequence GCAAGAAAGGCTTTGATGATGATCACTTATGTCGATCATGATGTGGCCTTTTACGAAAGGCTTTGCGAGTACAGCTTTACGGTGAAAGTGTCTGTTCCAGACACAGTGAGGGTTTTCTTAAGAACAGGAGATGTTCTGAAAACAGCCGACTCGATGAAAAAGAGCGAAGAGGAGGTATTCAAAGAGATTCTCGAGTTCGAGCGAAGCTCTCTCATTTCCCCAAGGATTCCCGTGGAGGCCTTTTTGCTACTGAAGGAGGGCTGAAATTGCCGGACATCATGTTCCTTATCGTTCCTTCCAAAAGGTCACACATAAAGATAGCACGTTCTGTCATGCGTGATTTTTTGTTTCTCAACGGTTCCCCGAACAGTGTGGTCATGGATATGGAGATAGTCCTGGGAGAGATTCTTGCGAACGTGATCAAGCACACCTACAAAGGAGATGAAACAAAAAAGGTCATCGTGAGTTATGTGATGAAGGATAGTGTCTTCTACATTCTCGTGAGGGACTTTGGAGAGCCCGTGGATCCCTCCAGGTTGAAGCCTCTTCCTCCCGATCTGGAAAATCCCAGGGAAGGAGGGTATGGCCTTTACATAATCCATCAAGTAGCAGACGAATTCAGGGTACGGCCTCTCAACATAGGTAATCTCACCATCGTCAGGAAGAGTCTGAGGTGACATGATGATCGTGAACGTCGTCGGAGCAGGGCTTGCAGGGTCGGAAGTTGCGTACAACCTCGGAAAGAGGGGTATAAAAGTCCGTCTCTACGAGATGCGGCCAAAGAAGATGACCGAGGTGCACAAAACGGGGTACTTCGCAGAACTCGTCTGTAGCAATTCCTTT carries:
- a CDS encoding DUF4940 domain-containing protein; amino-acid sequence: ARKALMMITYVDHDVAFYERLCEYSFTVKVSVPDTVRVFLRTGDVLKTADSMKKSEEEVFKEILEFERSSLISPRIPVEAFLLLKEG
- a CDS encoding ATP-binding protein; amino-acid sequence: MPDIMFLIVPSKRSHIKIARSVMRDFLFLNGSPNSVVMDMEIVLGEILANVIKHTYKGDETKKVIVSYVMKDSVFYILVRDFGEPVDPSRLKPLPPDLENPREGGYGLYIIHQVADEFRVRPLNIGNLTIVRKSLR